The DNA region CGCCACCGCGCGGTACAATGCGCCGGCATCGCCGTCCCGACGGCCATGCGTCGTGCGCTTCGCGGAACGCAACGTCCCGGCGACTGCACCGCCCTTCCGCTCGCCTCCCGACTCGTTGTCACGAAAGAGATTCATGGATTCAGACCTCATGCGTATCGGCCAGCGCATCCGGCGCCTGCGCCGGGAAGCGAAGAAGACGCTGCTGGAAGTCGCGACCGAGGCGAACCTGTCGATCGGATTCCTGTCGCAGGTCGAGCGCAATCTCACCGGGATCTCGCTGTCGTCGCTCGTCAACGTCGCGACGGCGTTGAACGTGCCGCTCGGCACGCTGATCGAGCAGCCGCGCCAGGCGCAGCCCGACTCGCGCGCGGGCCGCCGCGAACCGTACGCGGTCGACGCCACGTCGCAATGGTACGAACGGCTGTCGACCACCTTCGACGGCAGCCAGATCCACGCGCTCAAGGTCCGGATGATGGAGGGCTATCGCTCGGAATGGGTTGCGCACGGCGGCGACGAGTTCGTGTACGTGCTGACCGGCCGCGTCTGCTACACGATCGGCAAGAAGGATTACCCGCTGTCGCCCGGCGACT from Burkholderia ambifaria AMMD includes:
- a CDS encoding helix-turn-helix domain-containing protein gives rise to the protein MDSDLMRIGQRIRRLRREAKKTLLEVATEANLSIGFLSQVERNLTGISLSSLVNVATALNVPLGTLIEQPRQAQPDSRAGRREPYAVDATSQWYERLSTTFDGSQIHALKVRMMEGYRSEWVAHGGDEFVYVLTGRVCYTIGKKDYPLSPGDSLHFDARKRHRVANVGDGPAELIAVGTLPLFDDSCAEFGSATMEIRPPARDAGPTPGEPRVSRREPAQKREHEHAANTAAPAADLPARVAAKPAAKPAAGKPRATTGKRPAATHTKQ